GCTTTATTAATCGATTGCCCGGCTGTGCTTGACACCTCCCCTGATAAGGTCATCGCTTGCACCTGGTCGTGCTCGGCATCCTGCCGGTTACCGCCTGGTTCGTCCTTTGCCTGTGCAACCAGCAATGCCGCCCGCGCATAATGCCGCAAACGTGCAATGAGCAGCTCGCGCAGCGACACATCACCGTGCTCAGCAAACTTCAGCAGCCCTTCGGTCACGGCACCCGACAGTGCTGTGAGTAGCGCAGCGATCGACATGTCCCCCGTCAAGCGAGGTAACAGAAGGTTATCAATGGCTGTAAGCTGCACAGGCCGGTGAAGCAGGTTCGCCGTGGCCCGCGCGCCGGCCGCAGCATCGCTGCGCGCCAGCACACTGGCACAGCAAAATGTCACGTCCAGTTTATCCTCCAGCACCGCGCATTCCAGTGTGCTCGCGGGTTGTGCGCACACCGGTTCCGTGCGCGCGATCGCGAGCCCGCCCACCACGAGGTAAAACAACGCGTCACGTATTGTCGCTCGAACGGGCTCTGAAATGCCAGATCCCACCGCAGCCACGCTCAGTTCATCCAACGTACTCGAAGCCGGATACCGTAAGATAAGCGTATTCAAAGCCGCCTGCACAAAGGGATCGGATGTCCGGTATTGACCTTGAGGAGCATGCAACACCCAAGCGTCATTCTCCAACTCGAACCGGTAAGACCCACACAAAACGACGTGCAGCTTATCTATATGCATAGCCCGCAATGTGCGATCAATCGTCTGATGATCATGCACGAGCAAGCTTTCGCGAAACGGGCGGCCCGAGACGAGATCATTCACCTGCTCGTTCGCCAGTAACCGGTCGCCCGTCCACGCGCGGATTGCGGCTGCCCGCTCGGGAGCGCTCAACTCCGGCAGCATGGTGGTTAAGCGCGCCTCGCACAGAAACACCAGCCCTTTAGCCGCCTGCACGAATTCGCTGAATAGGCACGGTGCGTTGGTTGCGGCCAGATATTCATGCATCAAATACGGATCTGAGCGCTGCATCAAATCGTCGATGATGGCACATACTGCCGAACCATACATCGAATCGGGCGATGCATGCGTTCGTAAAAAGCTCAGCATTGCTCGCAACTGCTCGAGCTGCTGAGCGGGCTCCGCATCCGCTGAAATGTGCCACAACAACGCATCCCGAATCGCCTGCCGCTGCCGCCAACCCGGCAGCACGTTATAACTAACGTGCGCGATTCCGTCGGGGGCCAGATGCTGTTGGCAGATTTGCATAATCGCCGCACGCACCGCAGGCGGCACCCAGCTGTAGACACCGTGACAAATAATGTAATCGAATAGGCCTAATGTGCCAGGAAGCTCGAGCAAGTCGCGACATTCGAGGCGCACATTGCGCAAACCCGAGTAGGCAATGCGTTGTTGCCCATCCTCAATTTGGACCGGCGACAGATCGATACCCACGCACACCGACTCAGGAAATTCAGCGGCGAGCGGAATCAGATTTCCGCCAGCCGCGCAACCCAGCTCCAGAATCCGCGCGGTATGCACTGGCGGCGCGGTAAGTCCGAACAGTCCCGCGAGCGCAGCCAGTGCTCCTGGGTGTGTCTGCTCGAACGGATACGAAGTGTACGGCAAACGGTCATACGTCGAGACAAAGGGCGCAAGCGCTGTTGCCACGGTGTCTTGAACGGCTTCATCAGTTTGTAGTTGAGTTTCTAACATAAACTTTCCGAGATGTGAGACAACCTGCCATTTAGCCAGCTCATACAGGCTCCCTTTCAGGCGCGCGACGCAATCATCAAACTGTGATGTCACACGATAACTGAGCCTTTAAATACCATCCCTAAAAAGGGGGCCTCATTATTGGATGATTTGATTGCAACAAGATACTGTTCTTTTTGCCCTTCCGAGTTTTCAATTACTTTCATCGAGATGGACCGTGCGGAATAATCAAGCGTTTGCACTTTATCAATAGAAAGAGCAGAGGGATTTTCCCGTTTAATTCGATAAACCCCAATGACATCTTCCTCTATTGCGGCGAAATAATCTCCATTTTCACCGATGGCTAGCGCAGAATGAGGCAACTCACATTCGTGCTCTTTAGTCCAATTCTTTTCACCCGACTCTTTGAAAAAATATATTTTTTCTTCGTCCCCCACCGCTGCAAATTTTCCGTTTCCACTCAACGTTACACAGGTTGGAGCAACATGGAAAGGAAGAGCATCATTAGGGAAAAAATCGTTACTTTTTTCGTATTTTTTCTTTACGCTACCATCGCCTTCATCGTCACCGCCCTCATCACCGCCCTCATCACTAAAATAATATACATTGACATTTTCCTTATCGCCACCCAACAAGATTATTCGATCTCCATCCGAACTAAAGCATAGCGGCCCACTAAAATAAATTTTAGGACCAGATTTTGGTTCAAGTTGAAATATTTCATCCCTATAACGTGTAGTACTTACATCTATACAGTGAATTTCAGATTCTTCTTCGCATACACCAATGGCAACCAATTTATTGCCAATAATAACAACTGAACCCCCAACCTTCCCTTCAATATCCTTTCTCCCCTCCCGATCCAAAAACATTGATGATTTATTTTCGTCATTTTCATTAATAGCCAAAACAGAAAACCACCCGCTATTCGAGCGATAGTTATCGTAACGACTGCAGGCTGCATCAGCCCGTACAAAATCTTTAATTTCAGGTCCAAACGGCACACCATTTTCATCAAAAACAGAACGAAGTAAATTGTATATTTTTTTCAACGACTCTTTTCCGAGACCCTCAAAAACTTCCTTCGAAAATATATCACCTTGCTTTAAACAAAGCCCTTCTGAAAGGCTTTCAAAATGACTCTCGGCATCGAGTTTCAAGCTTAACCCGTTATTAAATTCTACGCCCCTTATCTTATCAAGCTGGACACTCAATTCGTTTTGATTACTCCCCTCATCCGGGATGACTAGCCCCTTTCCCTTAAGTATATCGAGCTGCAAGGTAGAGTCGATCTTGAATCCACTGTTCTCCTTGCACTTCAATCCCAGACCTTCTTGTTTATCTAAGGCTAATGCATCTTTGTTCTTAATTTTCAGTTTGACTTTTTTACCCTTACCACCTTCACCACCCTTTGTGACCTCAATCCCATAGCCCGCCTGCAGTGCAAGCGTTGTCACACCATTTTCATTTTCTTCGCCTTTCAACTCGTTACTAAAAATACATTTTAAACCGTTACTATCCGAACCGATTCCTCGATCTTTGTCCACCTTGACAGCCACACTACCCGTCTCGCTGGTCATTGACCGTTTTTCATCCAGGTACACAGATAATTGATAGTTATTGTTGGGTAATTTATTCAAATACAACCCATTCGCAGGCAACTCTGGCTTTCCCTCTGAATCGATACCAACAGCCTTAAAACATTTTGACAATCCATCCAAAATAGCTTCGAAGTGCTCCTGTCGTGGAACATGTTTGGCTTCAAAGCACGATTTCAGCTTTGACAGCGACCAGGGACCCTCTGTAGAGGAACCCCCTTCATCGACATTTTTTTTCGTATCGGGATCTTTATTTGATTCCATTACTCAATATTCGATCGAGTCCCGCTGATTCCACGTTGATACGAAGAAATTACTCCGTTATCTAAACTTAACGCTTTCATCAACTTTCGTCGAATCGCCCCATTTTCCATTAAAGATTAAAAGTAATACTCTACCGTTTTTTCACTACATGCAGCGCTCTCGTTCATTCTGTTGCATCACAAATCCTCCCGTGCAGCTTTGCATAGAAGCTGATAAATATCCTTCAAGGTCTGGCGGCCCTCTGGTTTTTCATCGAGCTTTCTAAAAGTGGCAACATCACAAAGCAACGTGTCTTCCTTTACGCGCAAAGCATTTTGGCCATTCTCTTCGACTTTTTCTATCACGTTACCTTTTTGAGAATTAAGCAACAAATCGACAGTATTTTCTTTAAAAATCAAACCACCATCTTTTGCCAGATTGATTTCGAGAGTTTTATCTTGATCATTCCACTGTAATCCCTCACCCAGCACAACCTCAAGTGGACCCTTATCGATCTTGATAGCAGGCCCACAATGGATTTGCACGCTGTCGCCTTTTGTGCTGTCAAACCTCAAACCTTTATCCTCTTGCAACTTCATCGCAAGGGTTTCTTTCCCCACGCTCCTTATAATTTCCAGTCCCGGCCCCGTTTGGATCTGAAGCAAACCCTTTCCCTCCAACTCCGAACTGAAAACAAGCTGAAGCTTTCCATCATCAGAAACCTGCAACGCGCCGTCCGGGTTCGTTTTCAGTTTCAGTGCCTTTGACCCTTCTTGCTCCGCGCCTAGCTCAGTTGTCTGGCCGTCACACTTAACGCTCAGCTTCAACGGACCGTCCAATTCTGTCGACGGCGGAGACAGCTGCAAACCAGCTCCCGGATTAAGATCCACTGCCCCAACTGCTTGACAGGCTTCTTGCAACAGGTCCAATAGTTCAGAAAAGTCAGCTTCAGTCGGGACCTGCCCCGCTTGAAAATATCCTTTTAGCTCTGCAATCCGGTCTCTCAGCGGGTTATTCCGAACGAGCGTATTCTGCGGCCTGCCGTTTTCATCGTCTAAACTCATGTCAACTCATCCTCCTCTTTTTCTTGACCTGCTTTCACTAAAATCCGCCATATCTCTTGACGCTGGGCAAGCGGCATCTTTTCGAACGTTTCAACTGAAACCAAAGCGCTCGGATCGAGCGCCAATTGGCCGCTGCCGTTCAATCGCAACGCGTTGTCTTCGACGGTATGCACATGGAGCCCGTTTGCATCGAGCGCCAACGCGGTGTCCTGAGCCAGCGCAACGTGCAGCCCGTCTTGGACACTCACACCGCCACCACAGACCACTGCCAGCCCCTCGCGGGTCGTCAGCCCGCTGCTGGCCACCGCCACCTTTAAACCCTGCACCGTGGCCTGAAGACCGCCCACGGGTTGGTTATTGCCTTGCCAAGTGCTTGGCACCACTTTTTTGACACCGTCCACCTTTTCGACCATCACGCCGCGCCCCGTTTGCACAGCCAGGCAGCCTTGGCCATCATGGAGCACGGGGTGGCACTTCACATCGATCCCTTTG
This region of Mycetohabitans endofungorum genomic DNA includes:
- a CDS encoding methyltransferase regulatory domain-containing protein, which codes for MLETQLQTDEAVQDTVATALAPFVSTYDRLPYTSYPFEQTHPGALAALAGLFGLTAPPVHTARILELGCAAGGNLIPLAAEFPESVCVGIDLSPVQIEDGQQRIAYSGLRNVRLECRDLLELPGTLGLFDYIICHGVYSWVPPAVRAAIMQICQQHLAPDGIAHVSYNVLPGWRQRQAIRDALLWHISADAEPAQQLEQLRAMLSFLRTHASPDSMYGSAVCAIIDDLMQRSDPYLMHEYLAATNAPCLFSEFVQAAKGLVFLCEARLTTMLPELSAPERAAAIRAWTGDRLLANEQVNDLVSGRPFRESLLVHDHQTIDRTLRAMHIDKLHVVLCGSYRFELENDAWVLHAPQGQYRTSDPFVQAALNTLILRYPASSTLDELSVAAVGSGISEPVRATIRDALFYLVVGGLAIARTEPVCAQPASTLECAVLEDKLDVTFCCASVLARSDAAAGARATANLLHRPVQLTAIDNLLLPRLTGDMSIAALLTALSGAVTEGLLKFAEHGDVSLRELLIARLRHYARAALLVAQAKDEPGGNRQDAEHDQVQAMTLSGEVSSTAGQSINKAIASFSSPKN